One region of Camelina sativa cultivar DH55 chromosome 6, Cs, whole genome shotgun sequence genomic DNA includes:
- the LOC104793368 gene encoding major facilitator superfamily domain-containing protein 12-like has translation MTSPVIVGRNDDEEDPSTKPLGRLSVFYYGVGHMLNDITASCWFTYLLLFLTQIGLSPRDAAIVMLSGQVADGFATVFVGELIDRFGHFKIWHAAGSLLVAVSFSSVFGGCLPCTLLNSNSLTVETLSYSMFAAIFNIGWAATQVSHMAMVNCITLNSTSRVALTSSRNAFSMVANLGLYAIALVVFGVSEAVTKKNTETQYRWIAYSSITVGCCFVVIFLMGTKEPRLRIDLRETSRARIPWAYWFRKVLYYQVAMVYLLTRLVLNVSQAYLAFFVIDELQMAQSAKALIPAIIYICSFVVSVMLQEIPWNGKRLKAYYCAGGIIWIFCGVAILLLSRSINSYMYAISVFIGIANALMLVTAISMQSVLIGSELGGCAFVCGSLSFLDKMSCGLALYVLQSHQSTSPKVDVNINQHFYFSVTRYGLGLVPAVCSLIGVVVTYFMELDSTILKPLRQPLLLE, from the exons ATGACGTCACCTGTGATTGTCGGAAGGAACGATGACGAAGAGGATCCATCGACGAAACCACTTGGAAGGTTGTCTGTGTTCTATTATGGAGTTGGACATATGCTTAATGACATTACTGCTTCCTGTTGGTTCACTTACCTCCTCTTGTTTTTAACCCAAATCGGTCTCTCCCCAAG gGATGCTGCAATTGTCATGCTCTCTGGTCAAGTTGCAGATGGTTTTGCTACTGTCTTCGTTGGTGAATTg ATTGACAGATTTGGGCATTTCAAAATTTGGCATGCTGCAGGATCCTTACTAGTTGCTGTCTCATTTTCATCTGTTTTTGGCGGTTGTTTGCCTTGTACTCTCCTCAACAGTAACTCCCTAACTGTTGAAACATTATCGTACAGTATGTTTGCAGCTATCTTCAATATAGGATGGGCTGCTACTCAGGTTTCTCACAT GGCTATGGTCAATTGCATTACACTGAACTCAACAAGCAGAGTAGCACTAACAAGCTCCCGTAACGCTTTTAGCATG GTTGCTAATTTAGGCTTATACGCTATTGCTTTAGTTGTATTTGGTGTTAGTGAGGccgtgacaaaaaaaaataccgaAACTCAG TATCGTTGGATTGCTTACTCATCTATCACCGTTGGCTGCTGCTTTGTGGTCATATTTCTTATGGGAACAAAAGAACCAAG gCTGCGGATAGATCTAAGAGAAACTAGCCGAGCAAGAATACCGTGGGCTTACTGGTTCCGTAAAGTTCTATACTATCAAGTTGCTATGGTTTATCTCCTCACTCGACTAGTATTGAATGTTTCACAG GCATATCTTGCATTCTTTGTTATTGATGAATTGCAAATGGCTCAATCCGCTAAAGCTCTG ATCCCCGCAATAATCTACATCTGCAGTTTCGTTGTATCGGTTATGCTTCAG GAGATTCCATGGAATGGAAAACGCCTCAAGGCATATTATTGTGCGGGTGGTATCATTTGGATATTCTGCGGTGTAGCAATCCTCTTATTGTCCAGAAGCATTAACTCTTACATGTATGCCATCTCTGTCTTTATCGGCATCGCAAATGCTTTAATGCTG GTGACAGCAATCAGTATGCAGAGTGTGTTGATTGGTTCGGAACTCGGTGGATGTGCTTTCGTTTGTGGGTCATTAAGCTTCTTAGACAAAATGTCATGTGGGCTTGCTTTATATGTTCTTCAGTCACATCAaa GCACTTCACCAAAGGTCGATGTAAATATCAACCAACATTTTTACTTCTCGGTGACAAGATATGGGTTAGGACTTGTTCCAGCTGTATGCTCGCTTATTGGAGTTGTTGTAACATATTTTATGGAACTCGATAGCACAATTCTAAAGCCTCTGCGTCAACCACTACTACTAGAATGA
- the LOC104793369 gene encoding protein YLS3-like, whose protein sequence is MESWRIILVAISIALTMATTVVGGGEDKAKNEEQCREERLSMGTCLPYMKGQAKSPTPGCCSGLKQILDSEKKCICVIIQDRNDPALGLQINISLSYTLPSVCHVTADVAKCPAFLHLDPKSPEAQVFYLIDQALHKIGLASDPPSPSVPPTAGSDNNNSGRTTQLFGKRWLVVAHFFVIFCIFILV, encoded by the exons atggaatcaTGGAGGATTATTCTAGTGGCGATATCAATAGCTTTAACAATGGCGACTACGGTGGTGGGAGGTGGAGAAGATAAGGCAAAAAATGAAGAACAGTGTAGGGAAGAGCGTTTGAGTATGGGCACGTGTCTTCCTTACATGAAAGGACAAGCAAAATCTCCGACGCCGGGTTGTTGCTCCGGTCTCAAACAGATTCTAGATTCGGAGAAAAAGTGTATCTGTGTGATCATCCAAGACAGGAATGATCCTGCTTTGGGTCTCCAgatcaatatctctctctcttacactCTTCCTTCCGTTTGTCACGTCACTGCTGATGTCGCTAAATGCCCTG CTTTCCTTCACTTGGACCCAAAATCTCCAGAAGCCCAAGTGTTCTATCTAATAGATCAAGCTTTACACAAAATCGGACTAGCTTCTGACCCACCCAGTCCCAGCGTTCCTCCAACCGCAGGATCTGATAACAACAACAGTGGTCGGACGACCCAACTCTTTGGTAAACGATGGCTAGTTGTTGCCCATTTCTTCgtcatattttgtattttcatccTCGTTTAG
- the LOC104793370 gene encoding protein YLS3-like, which yields MKSWRINLMATAIALIMLAMVVAAGDDKAKDKDECTEQLVGMATCLPYVQGQAKSPTPDCCSGLKQVLNSNKKCLCVIIQDRNDPDLGLQVNVSLALALPSVCHATADITKCPALLHLDPNSPDAQVFYQLANKTVSASAPTGSSPGPTSMSPTAGSDAGKNSGRTASVPGSNHAQSFYKQWLGLEVVAHFFVFSYIFILV from the exons atgaagtcaTGGAGGATTAATCTAATGGCGACAGCAATAGCTTTGATAATGTTGGCTATGGTGGTCGCTGCTGGAGATGATAAGGCAAAAGATAAGGATGAATGTACTGAGCAGCTCGTGGGTATGGCCACGTGTCTTCCTTACGTGCAAGGACAGGCAAAATCTCCGACGCCGGACTGTTGCTCCGGCCTCAAACAAGTTCTTAATTCCAACAAGAAGTGTCTTTGTGTCATCATCCAAGACAGGAACGATCCTGATTTGGGTCTTCAGGTCAACGTCTCGCTAGCTCTTGCTCTTCCTTCTGTTTGCCACGCCACTGCTGACATAACTAAGTGCCCTG CTTTGCTCCACTTGGACCCCAATTCTCCAGATGCCCAAGTGTTCTACCAGCTAGCAAATAAAACCGTCTCAGCCTCTGCTCCCACTGGCTCGTCCCCTGGACCCACTAGCATGTCTCCGACCGCAGGATCCGATGCTGGTAAAAACAGTGGTCGAACGGCCTCTGTACCAGGCTCGAACCACGCTCAAAGCTTCTACAAACAATGGCTAGGGCTCGAAGTTGTTGCCCATTTCTTCGTATTTTCTTACATTTTCATCCTCGTATAG